A genomic window from Passer domesticus isolate bPasDom1 chromosome Z, bPasDom1.hap1, whole genome shotgun sequence includes:
- the LOC135289867 gene encoding alpha-protein kinase 2-like isoform X2 codes for MDVKNVVKSQATFSCLKDLLEGGDDLLHFNGVVDVTAGRAEEYCSRQVSSHPTDVTTCHTGNCCLNTQDSASPQSLADVQACKGPGLGRPLSRNSLLGEQADTSLGNLTDFGKDDSEKSAAVLEIYAEKVTSVSDDFSDDDLEYFECSDVLTVHEDEIWKKKLEFLLESDDEDDLKLSKDCDGCAYFLSEMPCVFQVSDNTTPMDTPIGFCEHQSKIKGVNVRRDPSMYSQSALQTEMTLTVGHHRDKSAILKDKEKNQVPVASAATGNEHPRSEEETNGSGHLAAGSSRDEPKPRDTVPAQVDSSAHGIGAACTDQASGTMTETSPDGDVLGESSLLLEEGRRNVPEGNARHAVCTLTESLRRNLLKLLNPVELCRYVSTIGQSFQAAAAGRESRAPSPSQEGVCSAQITEEAESVPMQAGLCPTEEADHWERKRTWRLSEQNQMPDENISFGSQGANLKSVTQNCENLCVEPRTEKEGIFRACESAGTSQLSAENMLLAKNADLQTSSLHCAPCEKREGCHQQVFSGQQIIRNGKKLKNNISPSPQWDMDSLPDKQECLCAVLSSAKLCDEPGEGEQRPGLDIHDSSNPDILCSRSAHEAVSEANPTSVLESGEAECKGDADISAVHDKLWKLLHEDDSDYRIPFGSRGTPSLGTDIKVTELNSVRETCSDLPSPMDLIEEQEPITEPAHKPRTEKADCNVSDILLQRAAACESASRGNICLAQVVGTDGVCLNSGTGNERETPSICVPASSVLLSTQECLEPNPMATDRKRSTVAWEGKLAVNNAAQTCEADSPQRLQNTQSCNLACPKADISDMSHGTVGQSLHTEYNIAMTNESVPGEGCHFMDCYPVRGELAYFLEEEDIFPSENTSQFIHAEHSSVNTIHKSCVVNLQEKGNHSGLSAPNFSNSDSYHLSKNNGCQDFQVVSNAQKYSDAMQSPSLIQLHETITHKNLPQNTDQLTEVAKQEGAVPPPSGEPFLRDFYVEVPCCEPCKPGGEQREICIPEEHRAEASCDSGVSQVSESQTAASLCNTEQHSFFVDSTFRSDEGLKIDSSKNPTYAARSVTSASAPLPREAQSEHHSTASGEDGGSQDWLHSQQLLGNKTLPVPTSVSHSEGLPSESAVACPATRNEGKTGSIQTGVKTNGNLTTLEIPCKSWKGLFQRVPGETKGEAALCENEHEIPRAIEYNPDEAEAKAPLHTLTGSQALKQIMNISTEQSCPDLIPSSKTAEAENSIKSTECDKKEEVRTAESVVSGLVNLPPADSGNNQCFQEQPPHRRTSSFSLAWTTLDPFPVNTESQRNQEGSKSCQIPVAAAGPEPIKCKEDTTKSGHVAAGAKKKLPSATLSKKPRLEERGSVSKDSSCVKKSGKSEGGVIHKEDRKEQRKLILKKDSKAPRLLKKIQAELFPDCSGSIKLCCQFGDIHGDSTITWTKDSKVLAQLQRSAQDDSPVSLEIAEASYQDQGMYYCCLNNMYGKVTAEFHLTAAGAEEIEFMQLMFREDPLSSSYFGGTLHGAIMTEGLHFGEGMHRRAFRSRVLQGLAPAFAPGHPCVLKVHSALTYGTKSRDELLQKNYSLALQECYVQNTAREYAKLYAAEAEPLEGFGEVPEIIQIFLIHRPANNIPYATVEEELVGEFVKYSVKDGKEVNFLRRDSEAGQKCCTFQHWVYEKTNGNLLVTDLQGVGMKLTDVGIATLAKGYKGFKGNCSYSFIEQFRALHQCNEYCEMLGLKSLRTTHQKQRKATPTKSKNLPNSSTVKKMMPKKAREPRDFISSEH; via the exons ATGGATGTTAAAAATGTAGTTAAATCCCAGGCAACTTTTTCCTGCCTGAAAGATTTGTTAGAGGGTGGTGATGACCTGCTTCATTTTAACGGTGTGGTTGATGTCACTGCTGGAAGAGCAGAGGAATACTGCAGcagacaggtgtcttcccacCCCACAGACGTAACCACTTgtcacacaggcaactgttgcctTAACACACAAGACTCTGCATCTCCTCAGTCTCTGGCAGATGTCCAGGCATGTAAagggcctgggctgggcagacCTCTAAGCAGGAATTCCCTGCTGGGTGAGCAGGCAGACACTTCCCTAGGTAATCTCACCGATTTTGGAAAAGATGACTCTGAAAAGTCTGCTGCTGTTCTGGAGATTTATGCAGAGAAAGTAACAAGTGTAAGTGATGACTTTTCTGATGATGACCTGGAGTACTTTGAATGTTCAGATGTGCTTACAGTACATGAAGATGAaatctggaaaaagaaattagaatTTTTATTAGAAagtgatgatgaagatgatctAAAGCTGAGTAAGGATTGTGATGGGTGTGCTTACTTCCTCAGTGAAATGCCTTGTGTGTTCCAAGTGTCAGATAACACTACGCCTATGGATACCCCCATTGGCTTCTGTGAGCATCAGTCAAAAATCAAAGGAGTAAACGTAAGGAGAGACCCCTCTATGTACAGCCAGTCAGCTCTGCAGACAGAGATGACTCTCACTGTTGGACACCACCGAGATAAAAGTGCCATTttgaaagacaaagagaagaATCAAGTGCCTGTTGCTTCTGCAGCCACTGGAAATGAACATCCCAGAAGTGAAGAAGAGACTAATGGAAGTGGCCATCTGGCTGCAGGTTCCTCAAGGGACGAACCAAAGCCCAGGGacactgtccctgcccaggtAGATTCCTCTGCCCATGGCATAGGTGCTGCTTGCACAGATCAGGCTTCGGGGACAATGACAGAAACCAGCCCCGACGGGGACGTGCTGGGGGAAAGctcactgctgctggaggaggggaGAAGGAATGTGCCAGAGGGAAATGCACGGCACGCTGTCTGTACCTTAACAGAAAGTCTGAGGAGAAACCTTTTGAAGCTGTTAAACCCCGTAGAACTTTGCAGATATGTAAGTACTATAGGACAGTctttccaggctgcagcagcaggtagGGAATCCAGAGCTCCGTCTCCCAGCCAGGAGGGGGTCTGCTCAGCACAGATTACCGAAGAGGCAGAAAGTGTGCCAATGCAGGCTGGTCTGTGTCCGACAGAAGAGGCAGATcactgggaaaggaaaaggacttGGAGGCTGTCTGAGCAAAACCAGATGCCAGATGAGAACATCTCATTTGGG AGTCAAGGTGCTAATCTTAAAAGCGTTACCCAGAATTGTGAGAACCTCTGTGTGGAGCCCAGAACAGAAAAGGAAGGCATCTTCAGGGCTTGTGAGAGTGCAGGAACCAGCCAGCTCTCTGCTGAAAACATGCTGCTAGCAAAGAATGCAGATTTACAGACCTCTTCTCTTCACTGTGCTCCTTGTGAAAAGAGAGAAGGTTGTCACCAACAGGTCTTCTCTGGACAACAAATTATTAGGAATGGCAAAAAGTTAAAGAATAAcatttccccttctcctcaATGGGATATGGACTCTCTTCCTGATAAACAGGAATGCTTGTGTgctgttctctcttctgcaaagcTGTGTGATGAGCCaggggagggagagcagaggcctGGGCTTGACATACATGACAGCAGTAACCCAGATATTCTCTGCAGCCGATCAGCCCATGAGGCTGTGTCTGAAGCTAATCCCACGTCAGTCCTGGAATCTGGAGAAGCTGAGTGCAAAGGAGATGCTGATATATCTGCAGTGCATGACAAGCTGTGGAAACTTCTTCATGAAGATGACTCAGACTATCGAATCCCATTTGGAAGCAGAGGCACCCCAAGTTTAGGTACAGATATCAAAGTCACAGAACTGAACTCTGTGCGGGAGACCTGTTCCGATCTTCCTTCGCCAATGGATTTGATAGAAGAGCAGGAGCCCATCACAGAACCAGCTCATAAGCCCAGAACTGAGAAAGCTGACTGCAATGTTTCTGATATCCtcctgcagagagctgcagcatgCGAGAGTGCATCCAGAGGAAACATTTGTCTTGCACAAGTGGTAGGAACAGACGGTGTCTGTCTAAATTCTGGCACTGGGAATGAGAGGGAAACACCATCCATTTGTGTTCCAGCAAGCAGTGTCCTCCTAAGTACCCAGGAGTGCTTAGAGCCAAATCCAATGGCCACGGACAGGAAACGATCCACTGTGGCTTGGGAAGGGAAGCTTGCTGTTAATAATGCTGCCCAAACATGTGAAGCAGATTCTCCTCAAAGGTTACAAAATACTCAGAGTTGTAATTTAGCATGTCCCAAAGCTGACATATCAGATATGTCACATGGGACAGTTGGACAGTCACTTCACACTGAATACAACATAGCCATGACAAATGAGTCTGTACCTGGAGAAGGCTGTCATTTTATGGACTGCTATCCAGTGAGAGGAGAATTGGCTTATTTCCTTGAAGAGGAAGATATTTTTCCCAGTGAAAATACCAGTCAGTTTATACATGCAGAACACTCTTCTGTAAACACCATACATAAAAGTTGTGTAGTGAATttacaagaaaaaggaaatcacTCAGGCTTGAGTGCACCAAATTTCAGTAATTCTGACAGCTACCATCTTTCAAAAAATAATGGCTGTCAGGATTTTCAAGTTGTTTCTAATGCACAGAAATACAGTGATGCAATGCAGTCGCCTAGTTTAATTCAGCTTCACGAAACCATAACACATAAGAATCTACCCCAAAATACAGACCAACTGACAGAAGTAGCAAAACAAGAAGGAGCAGTCCCTCCCCCTTCTGGGGAGCCATTTTTAAGAGATTTTTATGTAGAAGTGCCCTGCTGTGAACCATGTAAACCAGGAGGAGAACAGAGAGAGATTTGCATACCTGAGGAACACAGGGCTGAAGCTTCCTGTGACTCAGGAGTTAGTCAGGTTTCAGAGAGTCAGACTGCAGCTTCCCTTTGTAATACAGAACAGCATTCATTTTTTGTTGACAGCACCTTCAGGTCTGATGAAGGGTTAAAAATAGATTCTTCAAAAAATCCCACCTATGCAGCTAGAAGTGTAACATCAGCCAGTGCtccactgcccagggaggctcaAAGTGAGCACCACAGCACAGCAAGTGGGGAGGATGGAGGTTCCCAGGATTGGCTACATTCCCAGCAACTGCTTGGAAACAAAACCCTGCCCGTCCCCACATCTGTAAGCCACTCAGAGGGCCTTCCCAGTGAATCTGCAGTGGCGTGTCCTGCCACAAGAAATGAGGGAAAAACTGGATCCATACAAACGGGAGTCAAAACAAATGGGAATTTAACTACATTGGAAATTCCCTGCAAGTCATGGAAGGGTCTGTTCCAGAGGGTCCCTGGAGAAACCAAAGGAGAAGCAGCCTTGTGTGAAAATGAACATGAGATTCCAAGAGCTATTGAATACAACCCAGATGAAGCTGAAGCAAAGGCTCCTTTGCACACTTTGACTGGCTCCCAGGCTCTGAAACAGATTATGAATATTAGCACAGAGCAGTCTTGTCCTGACTTGATCCCTTCCAGCAAGACAGCTGAGGCTGAGAATTCAATTAAGTCCACTGAGTGTGATAAAAAGGAGGAAGTCAGGACAGCAGAGAGTGTAGTAAGTGGTTTAGTTAATTTGCCACCAGCTGATTCAGGGAACAACCAGTGTTTTCAAGAGCAACCACCCCACAGAAGAACTTCATCATTCTCTTTGGCGTGGACCACACTTGATCCATTCCCAGTCAACACAGAAAGTCAAAGAAATCAGGAAGGGTCAAAATCCTGCCAGATaccagtggctgctgcagggcctgagcccaTCAAATGTAAAGAGGACACAACAAAGAGCGGGCATGTAGCTGCTGGAGCTAAGAAGAAATTACCATCAGCAACTCTGTCCAAAAAACCCAGGCTGGAGGAGAGAGGAAGTGTCAGCAAGGATTCCAGCTGTGTTAAAAAGTCTGGGAAGAGCGAGGGAGGCGTGATTCATAAAGAGGATAGAAAAGAGCAAAGGAAACTCATTTTGAAAAAGGATAGCAAAG CCCCCAGGCTGCTGAAGAAGATCCAAGCAGAGCTATTCCCCGACTGCTCTGGAAGTATTAAGCTGTGCTGTCAGTTTGGTGACATTcatggtgactccaccattACATGGACTAAAGATTCCAAGGTACTGGCTCAGCTGCAGAGaag tgcccaggaTGACTCTCCCGTCTCTCTGGAAATAGCTGAAGCCAGTTACCAAGACCAGGGAATGTATTATTGCTGCTTGAACAACATGTATGGAAAGGTGACTGCTGAGTTTCATCTGACTGCTGCAG GTGCGGAAGAAATCGAATTCATGCAGCTGATGTTCAGAGAAGACCCCCTCAGCTCCAGCTACTTTGGAGGGACGCTGCATGGAGCAATAATGACGGAGGGGCTGCACTTCGGCGAGGGGATGCACCGCAGAGCCTTCCGCAGCCGCGTGCTGCAGGGCCTGGCGCCCGCCTTCGCCCCCGGGCACCCCTGCGTGCTGAAGGTGCACAGCGCCCTCACCTACGGCACCAAGAGCAGGGACGAGCTGCTGCAGAAGAACTacagcctggcactgcag GAATGCTATGTCCAAAATACTGCAAGAGAGTATGCAAAGTTATATGCAGCTGAAGCTGAACCCTTGGAAGGCTTTGGAGAAGTACCAGA AATCATTCAGATTTTTCTTATTCATCGCCCTGCTAATAACATCCCCTATGCCACAGTGGAGGAGGAGCTGGTTGGGGAGTTTGTGAAATACTCTGTCAAGGATGGCAAGGAAGTGAATTTCCTGAGAAGAGACTCAGAGGCTGGCCAGAAGTGTTGCACCTTTCAGCACTGGGTGTATGAGAAGACCAATGGGAACTTGCTTGTCACTGACCTGCAAG